A DNA window from Tachysurus vachellii isolate PV-2020 chromosome 20, HZAU_Pvac_v1, whole genome shotgun sequence contains the following coding sequences:
- the ddx4 gene encoding probable ATP-dependent RNA helicase DDX4, with amino-acid sequence MENWEDDDQSPVVTSMTLDNEESHRKGGGGGFGTPGGNRGRGFRGRGGGFKSFSSGFDENRNEVDGSSSCNGGGFRGSGSRGFKSDFGSRGGRGGRGGRGAFQKGDDEGRRRFGGGGGYRGRDEEVFSKGSQEDGDGKEDGGTAGPKVIYIPPPPPEEETSVFAHYATGINFDKYDDILVDVSGTNPPRAIMTFEEAQLCETLNRNVAKSGYEKPTPVQKHGIPIISAGRDLMACAQTGSGKTAAFLLPILQHLMSDGAAASKFSEVQEPEVIIVAPTRELINQIYLEARKFAYGTCVRPVVVYGGTSTGYAIREVLKGCNVLCGTPGRLLDIIGRGKVGLSKVRFLVLDEADRMLDMGFEPDMQKLVNSPGMPPKEERQTLMFSATYPEDIQRLAANFLKVDYLFLAVGVVGGACSDIEQVIIQVTQYSKREKLLELLKTTGTERTMVFVETKRSADFIATFLCQEKVSTTSIHGDREQREREKALSDFRTGQCPVLVATSVAARGLDIEHVQHVVNFDLPKDIDEYVHRIGRTGRCGNTGRAVSFFDPEPDTPLARSLVKVLSGAQQEVPSWLEEIAFSAHGTTGFNPRGKVFASTDTRRGESFLKNQTPQPAADADDEDWE; translated from the exons ATGGAGAACTGGGAAGACGACGATCAG AGCCCTGTTGTGACCAGCATGACACTGG ACAATGAGGAAAGTCATAGGAaaggtggtggaggtggtttTGGGACTCCAGGGGGCAATAGGG GTCGGGGCTTTAGAGGACGAGGCGGAGGcttcaagagcttcagttcag GATTTGACGAAAATAGAAATGAAG TTGATGGTAGCAGCTCCTGTAATGGTGGTGGATTCAGGGGAAGTGGCAGCAGAG GTTTCAAAAGTGACTTTGGTAGCAGAGGTGGgcgtggaggaagaggaggccgTGGAGCTTTCCAAAAGG GTGATGATGAAGGTAGAAGACGCtttggtggaggtggag gaTACAGAGGACGGGATGAGGAGGTGTTTTCAAAGG GATCACAGGAGGATGGTGATGGAAAAGAAGATGGTGGGACAGCAG GACCCAAAGTCATCTATATACCCCCTCCACCTCCAGAAGAAGAGACCTCAGTTTTTGCCCATTATGCAACAGGCATTAATTTTGACAAGTATGATGATATTCTTGTAGACGTAAGTGGAACCAATCCACCCAGAGCAATCATG acATTTGAAGAAGCACAACTCTGTGAGACTCTTAACAGAAATGTTGCCAAATCAGGATACGAAAAGCCTACACCTGTTCAGAAGCACGGTATTCCAATCATTTCTGCCGGAAGGGATCTTATGGCTTGTGCCCAGACTGGATCTGGAAAAACG GCTGCGTTTTTGCTGCCTATTCTGCAGCATCTCATGAGTGATGGTGCAGCAGCCAGCAAGTTCAGTGAGGTGCAGGAGCCTGAAGTAATCATTGTGGCTCCCACCAGGGAACTCATTAATCAGATTTACCTCGAGGCCCGCAAGTTTGCCTATGG CACTTGTGTGCGTCCTGTCGTGGTTTATGGTGGCACAAGCACTGGATATGCAATCCGAGAAGTGTTGAAGGGCTGTAACGTGTTGTGCGGCACACCTGGAAGATTGCTCGACATTATCGGACGTGGAAAG GTTGGACTAAGTAAAGTTCGTTTTTTGGTGCTGGATGAAGCTGATCGAATGTTGGACATGGGCTTTGAGCCAGACATGCAAAAGCTGGTGAACTCTCCAGGAATGCCTCCTAAAGAAGAACGGCAAACCCTCATGTTCAGTGCCACATATCCAGAGGATATTCAAAG GTTGGCAGCTAATTTCCTTAAGGTGGATTATCTCTTCCTGGCTGTGGGGGTGGTGGGAGGAGCCTGCAGCGACATAGAGCAGGTCATCATTCAAGTCACTCAGTACTCAAAGAGGGAGAAGCTGCTGGAGCTGCTGAAGACCACAG GGACGGAGAGGACAATGGTCTTTGTTGAAACCAAAAGAAGTGCAGATTTCATTGCAACTTTTCTCTGTCAAGAGAAAGTGTCCACTACTAGCATCCATGG TGATCGGGAACAGCGAGAGCGGGAGAAAGCTCTCAGTGACTTTCGCACAGGTCAGTGTCCTGTGCTGGTTGCTACTTCTGTCGCTGCTAGAGGTCTGGACATTGAGCATGTGcagcatgtggtgaactttgaCCTACCAAAAGACATAGACGAGTATGTGCACCGCATTGGGAGAACGGGACGATGTGGAAACACAGGAAGAGCTGTGTCCTTCTTTGACCCAGAGCCTGATACTCCTCTAGCTCGCTCTCTGGTCAAAGTCCTCTCAGGG GCCCAACAGGAAGTACCTTCATGGCTGGAGGAAATTGCATTCAGTGCTCATGGCACCACAGGGTTTAACCCACGTGGTAAAGTGTTTGCCTCCACTGACACTCGCAGG GGTGAATCATTCCTTAAGAACCAGACACCACAGCCAGCTGCAGATGCCGATGATGAGGACTGGGAGTAG